In the Sulfurivermis fontis genome, GGCTGGAAGATGGAGGCGAAGATGATGAGCAGATACAGCTCCGGCATCGAACCCCATACTTCCATAAAGCGCTGCGCAAACAAATCGATACGGCCGCCGAAATAACCCTGGATGGCGCCGGCCAGGATACCGATGGCAACACCGATGGCGGTCAACACCAGACCGAACAGTACCGAAATGCGGAAACCGTAGATCAGACGCGCCAAGACATCGCGGCCGCGATCGTCAGTACCGAGCAGATTGTCTGCCGAGGGCGGCGCCGGATTGGGCGCTTGGGCAAAATAGTTGATGGTGTCGTGGCGATAGGGATTGGGCGGATACAGCGCCCAGTTGTCGCCTGCGTGCAACTGTTCGCGTATGAACGGATCGAGATAATCGGTCTCGGTGGCGAAATCGCCGCCGAAGGTGGTCTCGGGATAGGTGACGAGCAACGGAAAGTAATACTCGCCCTGATAATGCACGATGATGGGCTTGTCATTGGACAACAATTCTGCACCCAGACTCAACATGAACAACAGACCGAACAGCCACAGACTATAGTAGCCACGGCGGTTAGCTTTGAAGCGGCGCCATGCACGTCGGCTGCTCGACTCGTTCATTGCCTCACCGACTCGAATTGGATGCGTGGATCGACCAGCACGTAACAGATATCGGTGAGCAACTTGCCCACCAGACCAATCAGAGTGAACAGATACAGCGTACCCATTACCACCGGATAATCACGCTTCATGACCGCGTCATAGGACAGCAGGCCGATGCCATCGAGGGAGAAGATGGTTTCAATGAGCAGGCTGCCGGTGAAAAACGCCGCCAGGAAGGCGCCGGGAAAACCGGTAATCAGCGGGATGATGGCATTGCGGAACACGTGACGGTACAGCACGGCGTTCTCGCTCAGCCCCTTGGCGCGGGCGGTGAGCACATATTGTTTGCGAATCTCTTCGAGAAAACTGTTTTTGGTCAGCATGGTCATCACCGCAAAGCTGCCCACCACCGAGGCGGTGACCGGCAACACCATGTGCCACAGATAATCCAGCACCTTGCCGAACACTGACAGTTCCTCCCAGTTGTCCGAGGTCAGTCCACGCAATGGGAACACGTCCCAGAAGCTGCCGCCGCCGAACAGCACCAGCAGGGTGATGCCGAGCACAAAACCGGGGATGGAGTAGCCGATGAGGATCAGCGTGCTGGTAGCCAGGTCGAATGGGGTGCCATCGCGTACCGCCTTGGCTACACCAAGCGGCACCGAAATCAGATAGGTGAGGAAAAAAGTCCACATACCGAGGCTGATGGACACCGGCAGCTTGGATAACACCAGCTGTAACACCGACTGATGATGAAAATAGCTGTCCCCCAGGTTGAAGGTAAGGTAATTACCCAGCATCTCCATAAAACGCTGCCAGGCCGGCTTGTCGAAACCGTAATAGGCCTTGAGTTCCGTCAGCCGTTCGCTGTCCAACCCCTGTGCGCCACGATACAGTCCCTGCAAACCGGCACTGGCTTCACCCTGCACCCCCTGCCCCTTGAGTTGGGAAACCAGTTGCTCTACCGGACCACCAGGCACGAACTGGATGACGATGAAAGTGATCAGTAGTACACCGAACAACGTCGGGATCATCAGCAGCAGGCGCTTGAGGATATAGGCAGCCATCAGTGCGGTCCTTCCTCGCTCCACCAGGTAGTCAGCATCCAATTCGCTGCGTTGTAATACAGCGGCAATCTCTCCGGCCGACCGAAGCGGTCCCAGTAGGCGACGCGATGGGTGCCGATGTACCAGTGCGGCACCAAGTATTCTCCCCACAGCAGTACCCGATCCAAAGCATGCACTGCCGTCACAAGGGCGGCGCGGTCGCGGGCGTAGATCACCTGTTCCACCAGGGCATCCACTACCGGATTCTGGATACCGATGAGATTGCGTGTACCTTCCTGCGTCGCGGCCGAGGAATGGAACATGCCCATCAGCTCGTTGCCCGGTGACTGCGACTGGCCGAAACCGGCCACCACCATGTCGAAGTCATAGGTATCTATACGGCGCTGATATAGCGCCGGATCCACCGTACGGTAACTCACGGTGATGCCAAGCTTGCCCAGATTGCGTGCGTAGGGCGCAACGATACGTTCGAAACCCTTCTGCACCAGCATGATATCGAACTGAAATGGCTCGCCTTGCCCGTTGCGCAGCGCACCGTCACGATACTCCCAGCCGGCTGCATGCAGTAGCGCTTTGGCATCACGCAGATTCTCGCGCAGACTGTGCGGTGGATCGGTACTCGGCGGCAACCACGGCCGCTGGAACAGCTCCGCCGGCAATTGCGCACGGAACGGCTCCAGCAGGGCCAGCTCGGCGCCTGTGGGCACGCCGCGTGATGCCAGTTCGCTGTTACTGAAATAGCTGTCACACCGCTGGTACTGGTTGTAGAACAACTGACGGTTGGACCACTCGAAATCGAATGCCAGCGACAGGGCGCGGCGCACACGGATATCACGAAACTGTGGGCGGCGTAGGTTGAACACGAAACCCTGCATGCCGGCGTTATTGTGATGTTCCAGCTCGGTCTTGACGATACGGCCATCGCGGAATTTGCTACCGACATAATCCCGTGCCCAAGTCTTGGAATTGTATTCGACATTGAAATCGAATTCACCGGCCTTGAATGCCTCCAGTGCCACGGTGAAATCACGGTAGAACTTGAAAGTAACCCGATCAAAATTGAACATGCCGCGGCGCACATTGAGGTCGCGTGCCCAGTAGTCAGGATTGCGCACAAAGGTTATGTACTTGCCCAGTTCATACTTCTCGATGCGATAGGGACCACTGCTGAGCGGCTCTACCAGTGCCATTTTGTCAAAGTCACTGTCGCCGACCCAAGCACGGGAGAAAATGGGGATCTGCCCG is a window encoding:
- a CDS encoding extracellular solute-binding protein, which encodes MRYLALILLLLCSTAPVSAAPAQALGYTPAYAPGFAHFNYVNPEAPKGGSVNLAAVGGFDSLNPFTLKGQAAAGLTELMFETLMESSLDEPFSQYGLLAEDVELAPDRRSVTYRLNPRARFHDGTPVTAADVKFSFETLRDKGHPQYRFYWSDIERAVVLDERIVRFEFARVNPELHMIAGQIPIFSRAWVGDSDFDKMALVEPLSSGPYRIEKYELGKYITFVRNPDYWARDLNVRRGMFNFDRVTFKFYRDFTVALEAFKAGEFDFNVEYNSKTWARDYVGSKFRDGRIVKTELEHHNNAGMQGFVFNLRRPQFRDIRVRRALSLAFDFEWSNRQLFYNQYQRCDSYFSNSELASRGVPTGAELALLEPFRAQLPAELFQRPWLPPSTDPPHSLRENLRDAKALLHAAGWEYRDGALRNGQGEPFQFDIMLVQKGFERIVAPYARNLGKLGITVSYRTVDPALYQRRIDTYDFDMVVAGFGQSQSPGNELMGMFHSSAATQEGTRNLIGIQNPVVDALVEQVIYARDRAALVTAVHALDRVLLWGEYLVPHWYIGTHRVAYWDRFGRPERLPLYYNAANWMLTTWWSEEGPH
- a CDS encoding ABC transporter permease; protein product: MNESSSRRAWRRFKANRRGYYSLWLFGLLFMLSLGAELLSNDKPIIVHYQGEYYFPLLVTYPETTFGGDFATETDYLDPFIREQLHAGDNWALYPPNPYRHDTINYFAQAPNPAPPSADNLLGTDDRGRDVLARLIYGFRISVLFGLVLTAIGVAIGILAGAIQGYFGGRIDLFAQRFMEVWGSMPELYLLIIFASIFQPSLLLLIVLLSLFGWMGLADYVRAEFLRGRNMDYVRAARALGVSNRTIMWRHLLPNALTPVITFLPFRISGAVLALTSLDFLGLGVPPTTPSLGELLAQGKDNIDAWWLSMTTFIVLVGTLMLLIFIGEALRSALDTRQG
- a CDS encoding microcin C ABC transporter permease YejB, producing MAAYILKRLLLMIPTLFGVLLITFIVIQFVPGGPVEQLVSQLKGQGVQGEASAGLQGLYRGAQGLDSERLTELKAYYGFDKPAWQRFMEMLGNYLTFNLGDSYFHHQSVLQLVLSKLPVSISLGMWTFFLTYLISVPLGVAKAVRDGTPFDLATSTLILIGYSIPGFVLGITLLVLFGGGSFWDVFPLRGLTSDNWEELSVFGKVLDYLWHMVLPVTASVVGSFAVMTMLTKNSFLEEIRKQYVLTARAKGLSENAVLYRHVFRNAIIPLITGFPGAFLAAFFTGSLLIETIFSLDGIGLLSYDAVMKRDYPVVMGTLYLFTLIGLVGKLLTDICYVLVDPRIQFESVRQ